The region GAAAGTTTAAAACTCCCAAGTGGTCAAGTATTACCACCTCAATTCCCTGTGAATATATCCTCTTTCTCTAGTCCATCAACCATGTGTGTAGGAGATATTGTTACTATGGGATTTGAAGATGAATGTAAAGTGGCAGTGCAACCTACTTACGTGGTTAGTGATAATCTAGCCATCATCTCTAGAAATGGATACTCTGCTCAATTTGAAGCTTTAGAAAACGGGCCAGCTTTCGTACAAGTGATTTTGGACAATGGAGTAGGGCCTAGTCAAAGTTTTAGTCGTCAACTATATATTGGAACCCCTAATCTTGATAACGCTTTTCTTTCAGAAATAAATTCTAATAATTTTCTATCCATATATCCCGCAAGTGGCTTTTGTGATCTTGTAGCTTTACGCATAAATGGAATAGAACGTTATGATCTAGTAGAGGAGATAGAAATGCAAAAACTACCTACATCTATTGCCTATTGGGATGGCAGTCAAAGAACTGGAAGAGATAACACGTTAGGTATCTATCCAGACTGTAATGAGTTATTTCGATTTCAAGTAAGAGCAAGAAATGCTTGTGGCTGGTCAGAATGGGTAGAGTTTGTAACAGACCTAGACGGCTGTAGCAACGATTGTTCTACAACAAACCCTAGTGGCATCGTTAGTAACAATTTTGTGATTTCGCCAGTTCCTGCCAGCACCATAATTGCTGTTGATATGGTACAAAATCCGGAGTGGACATTTTACTCTAGATCCTGTAGCGATGGAATAACTGACCTAGGAGGAAATAGTCATTGTACTTATTTTGTAAGTCTACAACTATATGACTTTAGTGGCAATCAAGTGTTAAACATCACTAGACATGAGTTAGGAACTTCATTTGATGTTTCACATTTAACTACAGGAACTTATGTCATGCACATAACTCACCTTGGTCAAACTGAAGTCCATCAAGTCCCTATCAATTAAGTTCATTAGCTGTTTAAATTAAGAAAAGAGCTTGTTTTGAATTTCAAAACAAGCTCTTTTATATCAATACTTTGAAAAAACATCCAACTACTAATTCCTCCCATTCTCCTCTGGATAAAAAGTGTACACTGGATCACTTTGCCAAATTTCTTTTGTTTCTACACACATAGCCGTTAATGGTCCTTTGTAGGCAGCTGCCGTATCGAGATTCCAAACATTTGCTGCATTCATAGGCTGGTACTCCCCCCAACTATGTGTAGGTGTATGACCTATAAAAATCTCTTTGTAGAGTTTTAATCTATTAGGATACCTGTCGTTATCTTCTTTTAAATTAGGGTCTAGCGCCAGTGCCATTTCCCATAAAGTGCGGTCCCAGCAGGTAATACTTTTAAAGTATTCATATTCAGGACCCCTTAGGTTGTGAAAACCTGCATGAAAAAACCCATTCCCATTCAGCTCATAATAATTGTGAAGATCGTTCTTGAGAAAATCAAAATGCACTTCGATTTCTTCCTTAGTTTTACTTGCATAACTATCCACAGTACTTTCCCCCCCATGAAGCAACCACAATTTATGCGGGTGCCTTGCCTGTAAGTTATCTACCACTAACTCATCGTGATTGCCTCTGAGGTAAATAGGAGGAGTTTGTTTGTTTTGTTTACGCTTTCGCGAAAGCGAAATTAAAAAATCTACCACTTCATAATTTTGAGACCACCCGTCTACATAATCTCCTAAGAAAATAAGCTGATCGTCATCTTTTAATTTTATTTTATCTATTAATTGAACGAGGGCTTTGTAACCGCCGTGAATGTCTCCTATTGCAATGGTTCTCATTAATTATGAATTGTATTTTACTTTGCGCAGTACGCGCAAAGCTTCTTTGTATGCTTTATATGTGTCTGGATAAGCCTTGAGCAAGTTTTTATACGCCTTCATCTTTTCTACTGGTTCCCCTACGTTATTGAATTGACAAATCAACATGGTTTCTGGCAACTGTCTTAAATCTATCAATTCTTGCTCTTTGAGGTCAATACCGTTTGTCATCTTGTTTAAAAGAGATAAGTTAGTGTTGTATATGTGATGTAACGTCCTGCGGTCATAATAGGGCGGATTAAACAGGATCTTGTTTTCCAATTGGTAGGTCCCGTTAGGGAAAAACCTCAAGGTCTGTCGCTCCAGTGGGTGGTACTTTTGGTTATCTCCTATTCCTAATTCCACAAATTCTAAAATGCTAAAACTATCTTCATCAAACGAAATTTGCACCTCATCAAGCGTGCTATAAAATAGTCGTACTTGTTCATTCACCATTTCAATATCTACTCTGGAATAATAGGTCTCGCCATTTTTATGCTTTACTTTTCCTGACCAGCAAATAACAAATTGCTCTTTAAAAACCTTGT is a window of Nonlabens sp. MB-3u-79 DNA encoding:
- a CDS encoding metallophosphoesterase family protein; this encodes MRTIAIGDIHGGYKALVQLIDKIKLKDDDQLIFLGDYVDGWSQNYEVVDFLISLSRKRKQNKQTPPIYLRGNHDELVVDNLQARHPHKLWLLHGGESTVDSYASKTKEEIEVHFDFLKNDLHNYYELNGNGFFHAGFHNLRGPEYEYFKSITCWDRTLWEMALALDPNLKEDNDRYPNRLKLYKEIFIGHTPTHSWGEYQPMNAANVWNLDTAAAYKGPLTAMCVETKEIWQSDPVYTFYPEENGRN